ACCTCCTCTCCCTCAGAATAATGATACCATACCTGGATAACTCAGGACTATGCTATTAGGGTACTTACCCCAAAAGCCCCTCTCCCCAGAGGGGCGAGGGAGAAAAACGCTGCCTTGGGTTTAATGTCCATGAGCGAGATATTCACTATTGAGCAAAGGCCTGACCTTACCCCCCTTTATGGTAATGGCATCTTCCCCAAGGGAAAAGGAGTGAACAGTTATCCCTCACAGGAGAGGATGAACTGTTTCGACAGCATCAGGATTGGAGCCGCACCCACTTTTCGGATGGGCTCTTAGTGTCGGCAAACAGGTTACGTATGGTGTTTGGTGAGGGGGAAAGCCCTACTCTACATTTGCTCCCTTTACTCATGGAGCTCATCACGGGATTGGTAGTAAGGCCCGCCACCAAGTCGAATTCCTTTATCCATGCGCTCTAATTCCTGCTTCATAGCTATCATGAAGGATTGATCTATTCCACGGGCTTCAGGAAAAATGACTTCTACCTCGACTCCATCTTTTGCCTTAACGGGCCCAAGGAGCTCGATAGTGTTTCCTCGATATGTACCTTTCACTTTGGTCAAGGAATATCACCTTTTCTCAGATGTTCCCCGTTTCTCCTGTCTCGATGAGGATGGTGAAAACAACCATCACCCCCACCCAGACTCCCCCCTCAAGGGGGAGGAGTTTTTGCGGCATCCCCTCATCGCTCCTTAAACACGGCAATGGCCAGGTCCGGGCAAACTTCAGCGCACAGGGCGCAGCCGGTGCATCGCTCAGGATGCTGAGCTTGGGCAAAGTAATATCCCTGCTGATTCAGGGCATCTCCAATGGTGATGGCCTTTTGCGGGCATTGGGACACACACAGTTCACATCCCTTGCATCTTTGCGGGTCAATTTCAATTCGTCCTGGAATTTTCCCCACCCTTTCATTATTTCTCGCCATCACCTTACCCAATCACCTTACCAAGTCACCTTATCCAACCACGTTACCACTCCATCACCGTCACATTACCAACCCCGGCATATTGCCCTCATCCCCACCGGGCGCATTGCTCTCATCTCCCTGCCTGTGCCCATGTCCACCCCCATGCTCACTCCCAGCCCCATATCTGTCCCCCTCCGCATATTGCCTTTTGGGTATCTGGAAGATGAAGCGGGAGCCTTGGTGCGGTTCGCTTTCGAGCCAGATCCTGCCACGGTGGATATCGATGAATTTTTTGGCGATACTGAGCCCCAGGCCGGTACCGCCAAGCTTTCGGGAAGCAGCCGAATCGAGCTGCCGGAACCTTTCAAAAATAACCTCCTGATCCTGCTGGCTGATGCCGATCCCCTGGTCTGATACGCAAACCTGAACACAATCATCCTGTGCTTCGAGCAGGATCAGAATCTGTGAATCCGGCTTCTCGGTAAATTTCACGGCATTGCTCACCAGATTCAGGATAACCTGTTTGATTTTCTGTCGGTCTGCCTCAATGACTTCATGGAAGTCAGAAGGAGCGAACGACAATTGAAGGTGTTTCTCCCTGGCCATGGGCAGGGAAATGAGCAAAACCTCCTCGACAACTTCTTTCAGGTCGAATTTCTCCAGTTCGATACCGACCTTACCAGCCTCGATTTTGGAAAATTCCAGAAGTTTATTGATCAGATCGAGGAGAATGTACCCGTTGCGGCTGATTCTGGTCAAACCATCGGTGGTTTCCGGCAACCGCTCTTCAGGACTCATATTCAGGAGGTAGGTGCTATATCCGATGATCGATGTCAGGGGGGTTTTTAATTCATGGCTGACCATAGCCAGAAACTCCGATTTGAGCTGATCAAGCTCGGTGAGCCGCTCGTTTTTCTCTCGCTCTCTGGCCAGCTCCAGAGCCCGTTTTTCCACCTTGCTCTCCAGTTCCCGGTTGAATTGCTCCAGTTGACGCGTGGCGGCCATAAGCTGCTGATTGTTTTCTTTCAGGACTTCCATCAGTCTGCGATTTTCCAGCGAAAGTCTCTGCTGCTCCAGAGCATTTCTGATAATCGCCCGGACTTCCCCTACCTGATAGGGTTTGGTGATATAGGCATAGGCTCCCTGGTTGAGGGCCTTGATTGCGGTTTCCAGGGAAGCATGGCCGGTCAGCATTATCGGGCATACTTCACGGTGGGCATTTTTAATGGCCTGCAAAACATCCAGGCCGCTCATATCGGGTAATTGAAGGTCGATAATGGCCACCTGGATAAGCTGGCGGGACATTTCCCGTAAGGCATCCTCTCCGGAGTGAACAACGA
The sequence above is a segment of the bacterium genome. Coding sequences within it:
- a CDS encoding 4Fe-4S binding protein, translating into MARNNERVGKIPGRIEIDPQRCKGCELCVSQCPQKAITIGDALNQQGYYFAQAQHPERCTGCALCAEVCPDLAIAVFKER
- a CDS encoding ATP-binding protein, with the translated sequence MRILLVDDEVLFCETFKDVLADDEYELLVVHSGEDALREMSRQLIQVAIIDLQLPDMSGLDVLQAIKNAHREVCPIMLTGHASLETAIKALNQGAYAYITKPYQVGEVRAIIRNALEQQRLSLENRRLMEVLKENNQQLMAATRQLEQFNRELESKVEKRALELAREREKNERLTELDQLKSEFLAMVSHELKTPLTSIIGYSTYLLNMSPEERLPETTDGLTRISRNGYILLDLINKLLEFSKIEAGKVGIELEKFDLKEVVEEVLLISLPMAREKHLQLSFAPSDFHEVIEADRQKIKQVILNLVSNAVKFTEKPDSQILILLEAQDDCVQVCVSDQGIGISQQDQEVIFERFRQLDSAASRKLGGTGLGLSIAKKFIDIHRGRIWLESEPHQGSRFIFQIPKRQYAEGDRYGAGSEHGGGHGHRQGDESNAPGGDEGNMPGLVM